From the Colletotrichum lupini chromosome 1, complete sequence genome, the window TGGGCATAGTCCACGGAGGATCCGTTACTCTAATCTGGCGTGCCTGGGAGGATCGTATTGCGCGTTGTGTGGCGCCTGGGCTTTCACTTACGAGTGTGAGCCACTGAGGGTGAGAGTGAGACTCATCTCACTCACGCTAAATACTCAGGAGTGAGCTTGGCTGCGTGCGCTGACGGCTCCCACAGGTCCACTTACCGAGGCTAAAGCAATTGCTGTTTAGAAGGGGCCGGACGCCCAAGGTCCTGGAGCGTTGTCCAGATTGAGCGGGCTTGAGTCAGGTGACATGTACAAAGCCGAGGCTCACTCAGGAACGGGTTCGGTTTGAACTCCGCCCGCCCTCTCTGATCTTGCAGATGGACAAAGTGAGAGCCAACAAGCGTTCGAGAACCGGACCCACATTGGTGAACACAGGTAAACTGACctgtggggggggggtgttAGCTGACCACTCCACATTTTCACGTGAGTGTGGCCCGTGCCACTCCGTAGGTGATCTAAAAGGAATTCGGAATCGATTCAAAATCGATTCTAAATTAGTTTTagattaaattaatataatataagtaatttttaatattaaaattttatttttaattggattacttaaaaatatatttttaagtattttttaaaaagaatagtattataaaaactaaaattaaaatatgaaactactattaaatattaaaattgataaaaaattaattctcaattagttctaaattaatTCTAAACTAACTCTAAATcacttttaaaattattttaaatatattttaaaaagttaaaaacttaaattcttatatttaaataaattattaaatattttaattagtataatatatttataaaaatatttttctatattaaaataagtatatttaattatatcttagttataatttagaACTAGTTCTAAATTACTTTTAGATTACTTTAGAATTGGGTCAGCTGGACCCACTTACTTTCCACGGGCCAATCAGAAGAGCGCTCAGGTCACGTCCCTTTTCCTTGGTCAGGTCAGGTAACCGGGGGGGGCCACAGGTCAGTTTACCTGTGTTCACCCCACATTGTCGATACCCCAGAAGCTTCCCCGGATTCCAGCGACTCGACGATAGTTCAGCTTCATCCAAGTTCTTTTCGTGTATTACTGATCCTAAACTCAGATAAATCCTCCATCTATTGAACGGCCTTATCGACTTAATGACCGGTGGTGTTGCAAAGGCTAATCAGCATCCCTGTAATTGAGCCTCTTGGCGAAGAGGACGAGACTTTGACCCTTGAAATCAGCGGGATCCTGTCGATATCATGACGTCTGAGGAGCTTGTAACATTCTCAAGTGCTACGACGATAACAAAACTCGGTCCCAATGTGTACGGAGCAAACTTGGTTCCCAGCTGGTGCACCGGCTCAGGTCAGTCGCTTGTTCTCTACGCCCATTGGGCTCATCATTGACAGCGCGCAGTTCCGAATGGCGGTTACGTCGCATCGGTGATTCTCCGTGCGGCATCGCAGCACCTTACAACACGCGGACAACCCGACTCCATTTCGGCGCATTTCGAGTACGTCAATCGCACGGAGATTGGTCCTGCAATTCTCATTGTCGATGAAGTCAAGCTCGGCCGCAATCTTTCAACGTTGCACGTCTCCCTCTATCAACATGATCTCCAATCATCAGCTCCCTGGTTTACGCCGTCTTCCAGAAAAGAGGTCGTCGCCTACTTGATCAATACGCGCTTAACTGTCGAGAAGGGCCTGACGCTAGAGAGTGGCTGGGCAATGACTCCGCCAGCCAAGACCGCCAATTTCTCCCTCCTCGGTCAGGATAAGGACCCCCACTGGGTGCGCAAGCTAAAGCTGAATGCTCGCGCGACGTCCTACGCCCGCGCTCACAACAATCTCGAGTACTACGTTCCGCGCGAGGACTCACGCCGTGGCATCGTCGATCTCTGGTTGCGGCTGAAAGACGGCCAGAGGTTTACGAATGCATCGCTCGGTTATGTTGTGGACGCGTATCCGACAGTAATAGAGGCATGGAGACCGAAGCGCGACGAGGAACAGACACCTTTTCGGTCGAATGAGATGTTTTGGTACCCTACCCTTGCTCTGAATCTGGACGTGAAGAAGGCTTTGCCGGGGGAGGGAGCCGAGTGGCTCTTCCTTCGGACAATGGCAAAGGTCATCCGAAATGGCAGACTAGATCTTGAGGTTATTGTTCTAGATCAGGGTGGAGATGTTGTCGCTCTGAGTACTCATGTGAACATGGTTTTGCCCGCTGAGAGGAACTTGAAAGAAAGGAGTCACTCGAAAGCCAAGATTTAGATGCAAGGCCTAGACGTATACTCGACCTGATATGGTCCAGTTCATTCTTTCAAGGGCAGTATGTATCAGATCTCATATCCTATGTACATGTCCATAATACCCCAAACCCATCCAGTTTTGCATCATTCAGACGTCCTTGGTTCAAGGCGCTAGTTGAGGCGTGAAGCCGACCGCAAACTATTGCACCTTCCCTCTGGAGTCAACCGACCAGATTTCTTCGATAACCCCATTACGATGGGCGTAATACCAGTCGTGCAGGTTAATCGTTGGATCAATGTGACTGGGAACCATTTCAACCCGATCTCCCACCGCCAAGGCGGGAGTTTCCTCCTCCCAACTAAGCGAACCATGCTCGTCTCCCAGGTTGGCGTGGGTATAGCGTCGGTCTTTGCATTCAGCAAGTCCGCTGTCCGTCGTCAACGACTTCAGCCCCGTATCAATCGTCACTTGCCGCTCGCCCTGCTTGCTGACAACGGTCGCTAACAGCGTTAAGCTATTGGAGTAGAACGAGCCGACGGCGTTGCGGTAGTCCGTATCCATGAAGATGAAGGATCCCGGCTGCAATTCCGTGACTCCTGGAACCGTAACGCAGAATTCAGCGGTGCCTGTGCCGCCGGTTGTGACCACCTCGATGCCGAAACCTGCTTTCCGAAGCGCTTCTGCCGTCTCGGTCAGCGTCTTCATGGACTCGAGGCACTGCCTCTTTCGGTCCTCCCGGTCGTGGAGGTGCTGCAGGTGGCCCTCATATCCCTGCACACCAATCAGGTTGAGATGCTTGAGATTTCCAATGTGTCTCGCCAGAGCCATGGCAGGCTCGCCTGCGGTCACGCCAGTCCGATGCAGTCCAACATCCAAGTCAATCAGTGTGAGAATAGGCTCCTCGACACCGGCCTCCTCCAACGCGTCGTTGATTGCCGTTGCACCAACTTCGCTATCGACTACGATTCTAATTTTCTTGTTCTTCTTAAATAGTTCAACAAGACGCTTCACTTTCGGTCTGCCAATGATTTCGCACGTAATGAGGATGTCGTCGAAGCCCGCCGCCGTGATGGCTTCTGCTTCTGACACTTTGGCCACACAGCAGCCTTTGGCACCGGCGGCAGCAAGCTTTCCGGCAAGAGCTGCACTCTTTGTTGTCTTGAGGTGAGGGCGGATGTTGACTCCGGTGGGTAGTAGGCTGTCGAATAGCTTCTTGATGTTTGCTTCCATGAGGTCGAGATCCACGATCATGGAAGGTGTGTCTAGGCTGTCTAGCCCGTCTCCCACATTGACAGTGTACATTTTGGCGACGATTTTGGGTTGTTGAGATGAGTATACATGACGTGAACAGGTTTTCAATGCCAAAGAGGAAGTGAACACGGGAATCCAAGATCCCGCATAAGATCGGCTGCGGGGTCGGCAACCCCAGAGCGAGATAAGACGATTCGGAGTGGATCTCCGGCGTCGGAAACGGCGTGACTAATCAGTCTGTGTACTGTTGTCCGCGGAATAATACCTCGAGCAAGATTTGATCAACGTGTTCATTTCCCTGCTGAAATACGCTCGAGTATGGAAATGGAAGGAAGTTGAACTATCAGGCATGGCACTGCTCTGCATCTCGGTCAACATGTATGTCTCACAGCGCACATGAACACACCATAATTGAGCTGCCAACGCACGTGCGCCTTGGGCTTTTTGGCGCCTAGACACGGGAACCGGCAAGTTGCGCTTGAACGATGGATCTTTTGCCCGGCTCGGCACATCTGCAGGTTCAATAGAGGTTGGCTTCAGCTAACAACCGATGCAGGGTTGCATCACTCATGCAGCACTGTTCATAATCAGCACTATACTTATCCGTCCTACTCAAAGCAGCATTCAAGGGCTGATCACGCGTTGCCGATAGGCCATCGATGAGGGGAATGTTGTACAATGGGTATAAGACAGCAGTCAGAGTAGGACTGGGAACTTGCTGCATAGCAGACCAGACAAATGAGACGAATGAGGTGGCTATGATATGAAAGCATATGATCTTGCTCTAAGACAGCTCATGACTGAGGTAGAGGAAAATGAAAGAGATCTGCAAATCTGGCTGTTATAGAATATTTGTATATATATCCCACGTGCCTATTTGAGTCTATGGTAACAAGCATGCACAACATCTTATCGAACCTTCTCACCAAACCCCCCGTGACTATGGTGCTACTTGATGCGCCAGAGCTTTCGCTAGCCTCGACCGGGGCTTTTTTGTCTATCGCGACAATTTCGACACTAATTTTACGAATCTTCTATAATTTGTACTTACACCCCTTATCCAACTATCATGGCCCATGGTATGCGGCTTCATTCTCACTTTGCTCCGCTGTCATATCTGTATTTGGGCTTGAGCCACATTGGTTGCTGTACCTGGCCAAAAAATATGGATGTGAGTTGTTGCCCGTCTTGTTCTTTCATCTGAGATTACCACGAGATTCACTAGCTAGCGTCCCGTCCAATCTTTTGAAAAGTGATAGACTAGTACTAACTGATCGGCGAAGTTGAGAAGCCTATCCGCATAGCACCATCGCTTCTGCTTTTTCCTCAATCCAAGGCTGTCAAGGATATCTACTGGGATTCGAAATGCAATAACAAAGCTTCCCTTTACGGTTCCAGTGCACTTGGCCCACCGCACCTATTCTCGACCATTGATGGGAGTGTGCATAAGTCCTTGAGAAAAGCCCTCGGCGGTCCATCGGTATGTCTCTGCAACAGTTCTACGCTGTTAGTTGCATCCTCGGCGCGCCTTTGACTAATACTGAACTGTCCAGTGGTCCGTAGGTGGATTGAAGAACAATTGGGAACCACGAATAGACGCACACATTCAACTTTTTGTGCAACGGATGACCGAATTTGCCGAGAAAAATCAGGCAGTTATTCTCTCCGACAAAGTAGCGTGAGTATTGACATGCTCTTAGCAAAGATGCAAAAAACCTTGTGACAAGGCTAACCTCATCTAAGAGAGTTCGCGGCCGATATCATGACGCTAGTCTGTTTCACCAACCCCTGGGGCTTCGTCGACAACAGTCGTGACGAGCGCAACATGCTCAAAAGTTGGCGAGAGGGATTAGTCTTCTTCGGGTTTGCAGGTCGTTTCCGCTTCTTTCGGGATGTGATTCTGAAAGGCTCGCTGGGTAAATATTTTCTACCAGAGACAAGCGATGACAACGGCATGGGATACTTGATGAGGCAAGCAGACAGGGAGGTCTCTGGTCGGGAGCAGCGCATGTCGCAAGAGGACTTTTCCCAGGAAAGACCAGACTTTTTGCAACTGTTCGTCACATCAAACCCCTGCGTGTCATCAAGGCGCAATACTAACCTGGTTATAGGTGCCTCGAGGCACGGATGGACGGAAAGCCATTGACGGCGATGCAGAAGCGCGCGCACGTAACGCTGCTCATTCAAGCCGGCGCGGATACGACCGGAACGGCGCTCGGCAGTACCATCCGATTCCTTCTGACCCATCCGGCCGTGTTCGCACGCGTAAGAGCCGAGTTGGCAGCTGCCGCCGACGCCAAACTTCTCAGCACACCCATTCAATTCGAAGAGACAAGGGCACACTTGCCCTACTTTGTGGCATGTATCAAGGAGTCTCTGAGACTTCACCCGCCCGCGACGAACTTGTTCGGCAGAGTGGCGCCGTCCCCGGATGGTAAAGTCGTGGACGGTACCTGGGTACCCGCTGGCGCAGAAATCACGAGCAATTCGTACGTCGTTCAACGGGACCCTCATCTGTATGCCCCGGACCCAGAGGTATATCGACCAGAGCGGTGGCTTGAGGACGAGGGAAATTCCAAGGAGCATATCAGCGAGATGGATGCTTCTGCTTTTGTGTTTGGCGTTGGGCCTAGAGTCTGTCTAGGAAAAGACCTTGCCATCATGGAGTTGTACAAGTTGCTCCCAGAGACTTTTCGGCAGTTTGACTTTGATATGAAGGAAGAGGGAGAGTTTGTGGTTGTCGGGGGTATTGCCTACAACGAACGGTTTGTTGTTCAGCTGAAGCCGCGAAAGGAATAGTTCTCGTTGAAATTCTTCGTTTCTTCAACTTGTTCCTTTTTTCCTTTTAGGCATCTGGTTGCCACGGCCAAGTTAGTAGGCTGAAGGGATCTCAGTAGTATGGTAACCTTGCCTGATGACAACGCTGCACAGATTCCTGAGACGACGATAATCAGTGTCTACAATACCGTGTTACAAGTTGTGACTTGAGGGAAGTTATCAACTAATTGGTTCATATGTTGATGCAATGCCGGTCAATGTCTCCGTCATCGAGCAACCGACGATAAGCGATGACAAGGAAACGGGCAACTCTGCCAATAAAGACGTTTTCCGCGCTGAATCCTTGCCGGCGCCGGAGCGGGGAGATGCCCCACAGCTGTCTAGCGCCGCTTTCGGCTATCTCGGTCGCACTGATTCCTCCTCTCTCAGGCGTCCTTTCTGGACAGTGTAGCCCATGTCAACAAGTCGACTCCGACTGGTCCGCGGGAAAGTGGCAGGGTTCGGAGAAAATCATGCTGTCTCTTCAGTTGCTGGCAGTCTCTCTAGAAGCATAACGTTGCAGCACGCATACTTCCATACTGTAGACAGGCACCATGGATTATTCGTTACAGAACCACCGCTCCTTCATTGGCTCCAAGGTCACTGACCTGCCTACGCCCTCTTTTGTTCTCAGCTTGCCAACCATCAAGAAGAATATTGAGAGGCTGCATCAGGATGTCGAGAAGGCCGGAGTCACACTTAGACCTCATGTTAAGACCCTCAAGGTAGGAAATTGACATATTTCCCACTCCGACGTATTTGAGGTCATGACTAACTGACTCGCAGAGTCTGGAAGTCACGCGGTTGATGCTGGGAAATGGCAAGTACAAGAGAGTTGTGGCATCAACACTGTCAGAAATCCGTGGATTATTGCCATTAGCAGAAGAGGGCATTCTCGAGGAGGTTTGTTATGATTCGCCAGTAAAGATACACAAGGACTCGCAGAACTGAGGCATTTTCTTTTAGGTTCTGTATGGGCTGCCGCCTCCAGCAAGCACCATCCATCTGCTGGAAGATCTACGAAAGTCCACCAACGTCCAGCTCATGATCGACCATGAGAAGCAGCTCATAATCGTAGAGAAGTTTGTCGCCAAGAACACGGAAAGCACAATCAAACCCTGGGACATCTACATCAAGCTCGATGTGGGTAGCAAGCGCGCCGGTCTTCCCCTGGACAGCGATCGTCTCACAAAGCTGATTCAACACGTCAACAACTCATCAGCCGTCACTCTCAAGGGCTTCTACTGCCATGCAGGCCACTCTTATGGGTGCCGGACACCACAAGAAGTGGAGGATCTCCTTACGGTCGAAATCAACAGTGTCCTGAGCGCTGCGAAGCTGGTTACTGGTGACAGAAAACTCACCCTATCTGTGGGCGCCACACCGACGGCTCATGTTGTTGGCACTCTTAAGGCAGCGATCCCCGAGAACGTCACCTTGGAGTTGCACGCCGGTATGTACTTCTCGCTAATCTTGACCGCAGAGGCGAGACACGATTAACACGAGGGTTTCTTAGGGAACTTCCCAACAAACGATCTCCAACAGGTCGCAACCAGCGTCATTGGAGCCGAAGACCAGGCCATCCGCGTCCTCTCCGAAGTCTGCAGCGTGTACCCGGAGCGCAACGAGGCTCTCATCAACGCCGGGACAATCGCCTTGTCAAAGGAAGCTGGCCCGGACCCAGGCTACGGCAAGGTTGTCGGCAAGCCTGACTGGGCCGTTGTCCGAATGTCTCAGGAACACGGTATCCTGGGTGAAGTTCAGACACCGGGCTCAAAGACTACTGAGCCGGAGCGCAGAGATGTGGAAGCGAATTTCGATGTTGGCGATAAGATGTTCCTCAATGTCCAGCATGCCTGCATAACTGCTGCGGCCTTTTATGTTTACTACGTTGTAGATGAGAATGATGTTGTGGTAGATACCTGGGTTCCGTGGAAGGGGTGGTAATGGTGAAAAGTTTGACAGTTTAGTCAAATAGTAGAAGCTTTAGTCCCTCATACCTTActataaagaaaatattcGTGGTATCATATTCGCCCGCTCTTGATGAGACCCGTCCATAAATGTACACACATGTTGATCGAAAAATGTTCTCTGGTTCCGCCAGTCGCCGCCATTTTTCGTTCGTTCGCACGCTCGCTGGCCCCTTAAACACCGCCGCTATTCATATCAATCATGTCCCCAGTCCATCTACGCAAATGAAATCCAAATCTGATTCTCGTTCATGACCCGACAAACCTGCCAAGGACCTGCCCCAATATCCGCCGGAATGACCTCGTTGTGGTCCCACAGGTGCTGCAGTACGACTGAAGTTTGTCGGATGTTACCCAGACCAATTGTGGCAAACATATGGCCCAACCTCTCATGCAGGAATTCTTGTTGTCCCTTATCTGTGACGCACGAACCGATAATGGTGATGGGCCAGCATAGACTAGTG encodes:
- a CDS encoding alanine racemase domain-containing protein, whose translation is MTLVCFTNPWGFVDNSRDERNMLKSWREGLVFFGFAGRFRFFRDVILKGSLGKYFLPETSDDNGMGYLMRQADREVSGREQRMSQEDFSQERPDFLQLCLEARMDGKPLTAMQKRAHVTLLIQAGADTTGTALGSTIRFLLTHPAVFARVRAELAAAADAKLLSTPIQFEETRAHLPYFVACIKESLRLHPPATNLFGRVAPSPDGKVVDGTWVPAGAEITSNSYVVQRDPHLYAPDPEVYRPERWLEDEGNSKEHISEMDASAFVFGVGPRVCLGKDLAIMELYKLLPETFRQFDFDMKEEGEFVVVGGIAYNERHLVATAKLIPETTIISVYNTVLQVTGTMDYSLQNHRSFIGSKVTDLPTPSFVLSLPTIKKNIERLHQDVEKAGVTLRPHVKTLKSLEVTRLMLGNGKYKRVVASTLSEIRGLLPLAEEGILEEVLYGLPPPASTIHLLEDLRKSTNVQLMIDHEKQLIIVEKFVAKNTESTIKPWDIYIKLDVGSKRAGLPLDSDRLTKLIQHVNNSSAVTLKGFYCHAGHSYGCRTPQEVEDLLTVEINSVLSAAKLVTGDRKLTLSVGATPTAHVVGTLKAAIPENVTLELHAGNFPTNDLQQVATSVIGAEDQAIRVLSEVCSVYPERNEALINAGTIALSKEAGPDPGYGKVVGKPDWAVVRMSQEHGILGEVQTPGSKTTEPERRDVEANFDVGDKMFLNVQHACITAAAFYVYYVVDENDVVVDTWVPWKGW